The following proteins are co-located in the Solanum pennellii chromosome 1, SPENNV200 genome:
- the LOC107032389 gene encoding B3 domain-containing protein Os11g0197600-like, with the protein MSNFGGNPNDELSFYKIVLDPHMEELRIPSTLVNRIREETMGEMLLKCGDGDKYWNITTREDGNSMYFHGGWKEFALENHIQMTQVLFFNYDGSKTFTVRIFNKNGLEK; encoded by the exons ATGAGCAATTTTGGAGGTAACCCAAATGATGAGCTTTCCTTCTACAAGATTGTTTTGGACCCTCATATGGAAGAACTG AGAATTCCATCGACTCTTGTGAATCGTATAAGGGAAGAAACAATGGGAGAAATGTTGCTAAAATGTGGTGATGGTGACAAGTATTGGAACATAACAACACGTGAGGATGGAAATTCGATGTACTTCCATGGTGGTTGGAAGGAATTTGCGTTGGAGAATCATATTCAAATGACTCAAGTTCTATTCTTCAATTACGATGGATCGAAGACATTTACTGTACGCATTTTCAACAAGAACGGATTAGAGAAATGA